The Roseovarius indicus genome has a segment encoding these proteins:
- a CDS encoding AraC family transcriptional regulator, which produces MADDRLVAAAERICAAEGVQDGTLKTGVAGLKIARRPEPSALEAMVYEPLVCFVVQGAKDTGTKGGSVRASAGRLLVVSHDIPIVSKIVEATAARPYLALILPLDLSVLRGLEEEIGGAGGGAGAVSRALSLHEADAPLREAFGRLLELVERPGEAAVLGPLVQKEIHYRLLSSPQGATLRALLQTDGHAGRIGQVIAHLRAHVADPLATEELARLAGMSRSSFHEHFRTVTATTPLQYQKELRLLQARERLQAGGQSVSAVAFEVGYESPTQFSREYARKFGASPRHDLRA; this is translated from the coding sequence ATGGCGGATGACAGGCTGGTGGCGGCGGCGGAGCGGATCTGTGCTGCCGAGGGCGTGCAGGACGGAACGCTGAAAACCGGGGTGGCCGGCTTGAAGATCGCGCGGCGGCCGGAGCCGTCGGCGCTGGAGGCGATGGTGTACGAGCCGCTCGTGTGTTTCGTGGTGCAGGGGGCGAAGGACACCGGCACGAAGGGTGGGTCGGTCAGGGCGTCGGCGGGGCGGTTGCTCGTGGTGAGCCATGACATTCCGATCGTGTCGAAGATCGTGGAGGCGACGGCGGCGCGGCCCTACCTGGCGCTGATCCTGCCGCTGGACCTGTCGGTTTTGCGGGGGCTCGAGGAAGAGATCGGCGGGGCCGGGGGTGGCGCCGGCGCCGTGAGTCGGGCACTGTCGCTGCACGAGGCCGACGCGCCCTTGCGGGAGGCGTTCGGGCGTTTGCTGGAGCTGGTGGAGCGGCCCGGGGAGGCCGCGGTGCTGGGGCCGTTGGTGCAGAAGGAGATCCATTACCGGCTGCTGAGCTCGCCGCAGGGGGCGACCCTCAGGGCGCTGTTGCAGACGGACGGACATGCCGGGCGGATCGGGCAGGTGATCGCGCATCTCAGGGCGCATGTGGCGGACCCGCTGGCGACGGAAGAGCTGGCAAGGCTGGCGGGGATGAGCCGGTCGAGCTTTCACGAGCATTTCAGGACGGTGACGGCGACGACGCCGCTGCAATACCAGAAGGAATTGCGGCTGTTGCAGGCGCGGGAGCGGTTGCAGGCGGGCGGGCAGAGCGTGTCGGCGGTGGCGTTCGA
- a CDS encoding SDR family NAD(P)-dependent oxidoreductase has translation MTDKITFITGGSRGLGRSMALKLAAQGIGVVFTYAGNKQAAETTLADIAAQGGTAAALQLDQTDPAQIASLPDRLRTTLRDTFGRDTIDHIVNNAGTGHWALFSDTTEDQLDDLYAVHVKGPFLLTQALLPMIEDGGKIVMISSGLARFALPGYSAYAAMKGAVEVLTRYLAKELGARHISVNTVAPGAIETDFGGGTVRDNPEVNRMVADHTALGRAGLPDDIGGAVAALLSGETRWITAQRIEISGGQSI, from the coding sequence ATGACCGACAAGATCACCTTCATCACCGGCGGCAGCCGCGGCCTCGGCCGCAGCATGGCGCTCAAGCTCGCCGCACAAGGCATCGGCGTCGTCTTCACCTATGCCGGCAACAAACAGGCCGCCGAAACCACCCTGGCCGACATCGCGGCGCAAGGCGGCACCGCCGCCGCCCTCCAGCTCGATCAGACCGACCCGGCCCAGATCGCGTCGCTCCCCGACCGCCTGCGCACAACCCTGCGCGACACCTTCGGCCGCGACACGATCGACCATATCGTCAACAACGCCGGCACCGGCCACTGGGCGCTCTTCTCCGACACCACCGAGGACCAGCTCGACGACCTCTACGCCGTTCACGTCAAGGGGCCGTTCCTGCTGACCCAGGCCCTCCTGCCGATGATCGAGGATGGCGGCAAGATCGTCATGATCTCCTCCGGTCTCGCCCGCTTCGCCCTGCCCGGCTACTCGGCCTACGCGGCGATGAAAGGCGCGGTCGAGGTGCTCACCCGCTACCTCGCCAAGGAACTGGGCGCGCGCCACATCTCGGTCAACACCGTCGCACCGGGCGCCATCGAAACCGATTTCGGCGGCGGCACCGTCCGCGACAATCCCGAGGTCAACCGGATGGTCGCCGATCACACCGCCCTCGGCCGCGCCGGCCTGCCCGACGACATCGGCGGCGCCGTGGCGGCCCTGCTCTCGGGCGAGACCCGCTGGATCACCGCCCAGCGCATCGAGATCTCGGGCGGCCAGAGCATCTGA